The following is a genomic window from Benincasa hispida cultivar B227 chromosome 7, ASM972705v1, whole genome shotgun sequence.
AAGATTTCGACGtataaaattttctaatatCGTAATGTCCTAGTGAAATGGCTGCTGGCCATGCTTTATAATGCCATAAATGTTTTGTGATTCTAATGCTTAGTACCCTTAGAGCCCCCAGGTTTCAGACCTCTTCCACCTAAATGAAGTTTAAATGAGGATTTAAGCAGTCAAATCAAAGTCATAAACTTCCCAATTATCAGTTCAACGAGAGAGCTAAGGGTTACCTGAGGAAGCCCCATCAATTCAAGAACAGCTTTTTGTGGTGTTAGCTCGTTGTCAATAATTCGGGCCACTGCTGTCAAAACTGGCATCTTAACATTATACTTTTGAGCCAAAGCGATAACAGCCCCCGCAGTCGATACACCTTCTGCAACCTATTGATGCAGGAGACCTTAACAAGGTATTGAACGAAAACCAAAACATTGCCTGACATACTACAAGACTACCCAGGTACCTGATTCATGGAGCTCAATATATCATCCAGATTCTCACCAGATCCTAGTCGTACTCCAACAGTTCTGTTTCGGGAGAGGTTGACAAAGCATGTAAGCATGATGTCCCCAGTGCCTGAGAGACCAGTAATTGTTGTTGGCTTCGCACCCatctttaagaaaattttgaaggCAAAAGTAATTAGAATGGCAAGATTGCATTCAGAAAAGTGAAGGTAGATAAGAAAAAATAACAGAGTTCTATGTAGATAACGCTTGAACTATGACCGATTGTAGGAATATGACGCCAACATCTTGTGGACTATCAAACGTAAGTTGGAACAAAAGCAATAGCAGGAAAGATCGCTTTTAAGAAACAATCTGATTACGTTAGGAATAGAGAGAAAAGATAGCCCTTTCTCTAGTCTCGCCTAATCAATGGGTCTATTCAATAGCACCATACTCAAAAGCCATTTAAGAAATgttccattttttcttttcccatttCTTATTTTCAATATTTGGAAAACACCAACATTTAGTAACTATTTCTCGTTTCTCATTTTTAGGACATATTTCCAAAATAATgtacaaattttagaaataatacAAACTATTTCTTCTTTCAGGTTCTCGTTACTAgtgattgaaaattaaaaacaaaatccttattatattatttttttattaataaggtgcaaaataaatatatcataataattttgaatatttttctttaaagatTAATTTCGTGATAAAGctttgattttctaattttaaaatttatgggaAGAACAAAAACTGGTTACCAAACGCCTTtcattcgttttttttttttttttttaatattttgaaggTTGACGGTAAATAGCTCCATTGGCTCCCTTGAATTATTGGATAATGGGCCATGATTTAACTGCTTATGACGTAAATAAATCATATTCTATATTCAATGCAATTAATGCTGAATCGAAGCATGCCCTCATCTGCAAAGCAATTAATACTGCAAACAACCATACCTTTGTAGCCAGCCAACGGATCTCAGAACAACCTTGTGCTACAAGAGCTGCCATAGAGTTGTTACCAAGATTCATCCCCTCAACAATTCCTGCTGCTATAGCAAGGACATTCTTCAATGCACCTGCAATCTCCACCCCTGTCACATCACTGAGTCATCAGAAGTTACAAACCAAGTAAATTATTGGCTTACAGGCCAGTTCCTCAGAGTCTACAACTATCCTGTCCttgtgatttattttattttcttaaaccACTTTTATCAAATATGCATTGTTGCAAGTATTTTGTGAGGGACTTTTTGCTCAGGCAACGGAGAAATAAAAAGGTAAGCAATGGAGAAAGTGGATAGATGACCAAACGCCAACAATCAGATGCTTGATAAGATGATAACATCATAATACTAATAGGAGGACTAAAAGTTTTCTACTAAAAgaggaatttgaaattaaaaaatacaagaaaagtAAGCCCACGCTGTCTAAGAACTAAATCTACCTTGAGGTGCTTATTCTTAGATAACTAGAAGCCAGTAGTTGCTGAGCCGCATTTGCCAATTTTTTGTCCTTTGATGCCACAACCATCGCTggcaaataaaaaaatactcaataatttTCTGAATATGTTGAAATGAGTGTATGTTAAGGAAGATTGTATACAATGTGCGGTGCATTATTTATTACCTGTTGGTAATTTATTCATTAATTCTGAAGCAAATGAAGGTCCTGAAAGGGCAACAAAAGGTTGTCGAGGGTTACTGAGTGCTTGGGGAATAATCTGAGACATCATTCTCAAGGAATTGAGTTCCAACCCTTTGCTCAGGGATATGAATGGCAGGTGTGGATCAACATGATCAGCAATGCTCTCGAGAAATGATGAACTGAACTgcaatgaatttttaaaaaattctttaatcacACA
Proteins encoded in this region:
- the LOC120081989 gene encoding glycerol-3-phosphate dehydrogenase [NAD(+)] 2, chloroplastic isoform X1 codes for the protein METPLLDLPSNNLFLTFNISSFSHTYPSRLIIPSLCCPNNPTTSRRRFCADTTPPPILEDTDTVLDSGPERIQNRRRVVRLAWEKLVRWSRSLRFKTKTDVLERTNKVAVLGGGSFGTAMAAHIAGRKPQLEVNMLLRDPQVCQSINDSHYNSKYFPKHELPINVIATTDAKAALLGADFCFHAVPVQVFHYPIESSALIFAFSCGYESVNRNNISSFLESIADHVDPHLPFISLSKGLELNSLRMMSQIIPQALSNPRQPFVALSGPSFASELMNKLPTAMVVASKDKKLANAAQQLLASSYLRISTSSDVTGVEIAGALKNVLAIAAGIVEGMNLGNNSMAALVAQGCSEIRWLATKMGAKPTTITGLSGTGDIMLTCFVNLSRNRTVGVRLGSGENLDDILSSMNQVAEGVSTAGAVIALAQKYNVKMPVLTAVARIIDNELTPQKAVLELMGLPQVTLSSLVELIIGKFMTLI
- the LOC120081989 gene encoding glycerol-3-phosphate dehydrogenase [NAD(+)] 2, chloroplastic isoform X2 → METPLLDLPSNNLFLTFNISSFSHTYPSRLIIPSLCCPNNPTTSRRRFCADTTPPPILEDTDTVLDSGPERIQNRRRVVRLAWEKLVRWSRSLRFKTKTDVLERTNKVAVLGGGSFGTAMAAHIAGRKPQLEVNMLLRDPQVCQSINDSHYNSKYFPKHELPINVIATTDAKAALLGADFCFHAVPVQVFHYPIESSALIFAFSCGYESVNRNNISSFLESIADHVDPHLPFISLSKGLELNSLRMMSQIIPQALSNPRQPFVALSGPSFASELMNKLPTAMVVASKDKKLANAAQQLLASSYLRISTSSDVTGVEIAGALKNVLAIAAGIVEGMNLGNNSMAALVAQGCSEIRWLATKMGAKPTTITGLSGTGDIMLTCFVNLSRNRTVGVRLGSGENLDDILSSMNQVAEGVSTAGAVIALAQKYNVKMPVLTAVARIIDNELTPQKAVLELMGLPQVEEV
- the LOC120081989 gene encoding glycerol-3-phosphate dehydrogenase [NAD(+)] 2, chloroplastic isoform X3, which gives rise to METPLLDLPSNNLFLTFNISSFSHTYPSRLIIPSLCCPNNPTTSRRRFCADTTPPPILEDTDTVLDSGPERIQNRRRVVRLAWEKLVRWSRSLRFKTKTDVLERTNKVAVLGGGSFGTAMAAHIAGRKPQLEVNMLLRDPQVCQSINDSHYNSKYFPKHELPINVIATTDAKAALLGADFCFHAVPVQFSSSFLESIADHVDPHLPFISLSKGLELNSLRMMSQIIPQALSNPRQPFVALSGPSFASELMNKLPTAMVVASKDKKLANAAQQLLASSYLRISTSSDVTGVEIAGALKNVLAIAAGIVEGMNLGNNSMAALVAQGCSEIRWLATKMGAKPTTITGLSGTGDIMLTCFVNLSRNRTVGVRLGSGENLDDILSSMNQVAEGVSTAGAVIALAQKYNVKMPVLTAVARIIDNELTPQKAVLELMGLPQVTLSSLVELIIGKFMTLI